The following are encoded together in the Coffea arabica cultivar ET-39 chromosome 1c, Coffea Arabica ET-39 HiFi, whole genome shotgun sequence genome:
- the LOC113714465 gene encoding photosystem II reaction center PSB28 protein, chloroplastic, with the protein MATLRSVAFCTAISHHPRSLAGLPSGAIQILRSPFNGKPLRIPHSRLAAPRKQYQSSRLTIMMMAKPTIQFIQGTDEQTIPDVKLTKSRDGTNGVAIFRFEEPSVFDSSSEVGDITGFYMIDEEGVLQSVDVNAKFVNGKPAAIEAKYIMRTPRDWDRFMRFMERYANANGLQFIKK; encoded by the exons ATGGCAACGCTGCGGTCTGTTGCTTTCTGTACAGCAATTTCTCACCACCCTCGCTCTCTTGCAG GCTTGCCTTCTGGAGCCATTCAGATTTTACGTTCCCCATTCAATGGTAAACCTTTGCGCATACCTCATTCACGTTTGGCCGCCCCAAGAAAACAGTATCAGTCATCTCGACTCACAATAATGATGATGGCAAAACCCACGATTCAGTTCATACAAGGAACTGATGAACAGACAATACCTGATGTGAAGCTAACGAAATCAAGGGATGGCACAAATGGTGTGGCCATATTCAGATTTGAGGAACCGTCAGTTTTTGACTCCTCTAGTGAGGTTGGTGATATAACCGGATTCTACATGATTGATGAAGAAGGGGTCCTTCAGTCAGTTGATGTTAATGCTAAATTTGTTAACGGGAAGCCTGCAGCTATTGAAGCTAAGTATATCATGCGGACACCAAGAGATTGGGACAGGTTCATGAGATTCATGGAGCGATACGCTAATGCTAACGGACTacaattcatcaaaaaatgA